A section of the Leptospira terpstrae serovar Hualin str. LT 11-33 = ATCC 700639 genome encodes:
- a CDS encoding lipocalin family protein yields the protein MRQFIQIPIQNIVRFVLVGILFGCSSPTFEPSKSRSAEENLFFTLLVTGLVTYQSTSVFDSYAEKNLDWSRFLGTWIEIQRIDNSFQSGLREVSAEYSLSNDGSIRVFNRGVDLTGNRNQIEGKALLVHPDVGKLKVSFFFPFFFGDYLVLKIDRINYSTALIGGPDPNFLWVFSKTNSIPSEVESDYIEYAKTIGYSTDRLQSFR from the coding sequence ATGAGACAGTTCATACAAATCCCAATACAGAACATTGTAAGATTTGTTTTGGTGGGAATTTTATTCGGCTGCTCTTCACCAACTTTCGAACCGTCAAAAAGCAGGTCTGCAGAAGAAAACCTATTCTTTACCTTGCTAGTAACTGGTTTGGTTACTTATCAATCCACTTCCGTTTTTGATTCTTATGCAGAAAAAAATCTAGATTGGAGTCGATTTCTCGGAACTTGGATTGAGATTCAACGTATTGATAATAGTTTCCAATCGGGTTTACGAGAGGTATCAGCAGAATATTCTTTATCCAATGACGGTTCAATTCGTGTATTCAACAGAGGAGTCGATCTAACAGGGAATCGGAACCAAATAGAAGGAAAGGCGTTACTAGTTCACCCAGATGTTGGAAAATTAAAAGTGAGTTTTTTCTTTCCGTTTTTCTTCGGGGATTACTTGGTTTTAAAGATCGATCGGATCAATTATTCCACAGCATTAATTGGTGGACCTGATCCGAATTTTCTTTGGGTATTTTCTAAAACAAATTCCATACCAAGTGAAGTAGAATCTGATTATATTGAATATGCAAAAACGATCGGATATTCCACCGATCGCTTACAATCATTTCGCTGA
- a CDS encoding lysylphosphatidylglycerol synthase transmembrane domain-containing protein encodes MRKLIFGIFVSGVAIYFLSKNFDITEFERLEGKINWWIFPLLFLSNLWAFVPFSIRWYYLLEKKISFAQAFTTAIIGVGLNMVLPARGGDLVRLIMNKRDTELPLTHLLSRIFLEKVMDLGSVVVIGATALFYMGLGQSKNLSLLLLSTLVIVGMIVGLTLVRYFLEPLRKLTKKLFGIIGKHSLYEDKLDHHLVEFSSFLQGDKLLRPVLYSIPTWVLGYAVSYSLAGILIGMPLTFPEALLFMFLGGMGVAIPSAPSGIGVFHAAIISGFIILGRDPGEGLVYATVVHLTQFIITTSLALVAYLYWRWTHGKKIENKNFF; translated from the coding sequence ATGAGAAAGTTAATATTTGGAATTTTTGTTTCAGGAGTTGCGATTTATTTCCTCTCCAAAAACTTTGATATCACTGAATTTGAACGGTTAGAAGGAAAAATCAATTGGTGGATTTTCCCTTTACTTTTCCTTTCCAACCTTTGGGCATTTGTTCCCTTTTCCATTCGATGGTATTACCTTTTAGAAAAGAAGATTAGTTTTGCACAGGCCTTTACCACAGCCATTATTGGAGTGGGACTCAATATGGTGCTTCCTGCAAGAGGCGGAGATTTGGTGCGACTAATCATGAACAAAAGAGATACAGAACTTCCCTTAACTCATCTCCTGAGTCGAATTTTTTTAGAGAAAGTAATGGATTTAGGTTCTGTTGTTGTCATTGGTGCCACTGCTCTTTTTTATATGGGACTTGGACAATCCAAAAACTTAAGCCTCCTTCTCCTCTCCACACTTGTAATTGTTGGGATGATTGTGGGCCTCACACTGGTTCGGTATTTTTTAGAACCATTACGCAAACTTACCAAAAAACTATTTGGAATCATCGGTAAACATAGTCTATACGAAGATAAGTTAGACCACCATTTAGTTGAATTTTCCTCCTTTTTACAAGGAGACAAATTATTGAGACCTGTCCTCTACTCCATTCCCACTTGGGTTTTGGGTTATGCAGTTTCCTATTCTCTTGCAGGGATTCTCATAGGAATGCCACTTACTTTTCCTGAGGCACTACTTTTTATGTTTCTTGGGGGTATGGGTGTGGCAATTCCTTCGGCTCCATCAGGAATTGGAGTTTTCCACGCAGCAATCATTTCCGGTTTTATCATTTTGGGGAGAGATCCAGGCGAAGGTCTGGTTTATGCTACCGTTGTCCACCTAACGCAATTTATCATCACAACAAGTTTGGCACTCGTAGCTTATTTGTATTGGAGATGGACCCATGGGAAAAAAATAGAAAACAAAAACTTTTTCTAA
- a CDS encoding VOC family protein — MSRPFKVLGIQQVAIGGESKEKLSKFWVEVMGLTKVSDYKSEKENVDEDILSMGNGPFKVEIDLMQPIDPNKSPKVHDPKLNHIGLWIDKLEECVEYLTKQGVRFTPGGIRKGAAGYNVCFIHPKGNEEFPLCSEGVLVELVQAPEDVIKALS, encoded by the coding sequence ATGTCCCGTCCCTTCAAAGTTTTAGGTATCCAACAAGTTGCAATAGGTGGTGAGTCCAAAGAAAAGTTATCCAAGTTTTGGGTAGAGGTAATGGGTCTCACAAAAGTATCTGATTACAAAAGTGAAAAAGAAAACGTGGATGAGGACATTTTGTCCATGGGCAATGGTCCCTTTAAAGTTGAAATAGATTTAATGCAACCCATTGATCCAAACAAAAGTCCCAAAGTGCATGATCCGAAACTCAATCACATCGGCCTTTGGATCGACAAGTTGGAGGAATGTGTTGAGTATCTAACCAAACAAGGAGTCCGGTTTACTCCAGGTGGGATTAGAAAGGGAGCTGCTGGGTATAACGTTTGTTTCATTCACCCTAAAGGGAATGAAGAGTTTCCGCTTTGTAGTGAAGGTGTGCTTGTGGAACTGGTGCAAGCTCCCGAGGATGTAATCAAAGCATTAAGTTAG